From one Hydrogenispora ethanolica genomic stretch:
- a CDS encoding sigma-E processing peptidase SpoIIGA — protein sequence MVKVYLDLPISGAILGWIQDGTLLWMVGQISSARVAWPRLLLGGAIGGAFQFMLLLNQASEGLLYHWVLSPLIFMFLIPWLMVTAAFFPLTLRRFLTIIGYFYLLSFLLSGIHWGIDSLNQRYFHWTITLWWRFCLHLAFIFILGEIGWGVVHRKVWDQICLFPIQIQWQGQNLKLNALLDTGNRLHDPLTKVPVIVVEFNHIKDLLPPEVLKMVDHLQRGELADDLAIPLYWEERVRLLPFHSLGKEHGLMVGFRPDRVSVRQKNQEYESNNVVVAFYNRSLSPEGSFQALIPPAILGT from the coding sequence ATGGTCAAGGTTTATCTTGATCTCCCGATAAGCGGCGCAATCCTCGGCTGGATACAAGACGGTACGTTGTTGTGGATGGTCGGACAGATCAGTTCCGCGCGCGTCGCCTGGCCGCGTTTGCTCCTGGGAGGAGCGATCGGCGGAGCCTTCCAGTTCATGCTGTTGTTGAACCAGGCTTCGGAGGGCTTGCTCTATCATTGGGTACTCTCCCCTTTGATCTTCATGTTTCTGATACCATGGCTGATGGTGACGGCGGCTTTCTTTCCCTTGACGCTGCGGCGCTTCTTGACCATTATCGGCTATTTTTACTTGCTTTCGTTTTTATTATCGGGAATCCACTGGGGCATCGACAGCCTGAACCAGCGCTATTTTCACTGGACCATCACGCTCTGGTGGCGGTTCTGCCTCCATTTGGCCTTCATCTTCATACTGGGCGAGATCGGCTGGGGGGTGGTGCACCGGAAGGTCTGGGATCAGATCTGCCTTTTCCCGATTCAAATTCAATGGCAGGGCCAGAACCTGAAATTGAACGCCCTGTTGGATACCGGAAACCGGCTGCATGACCCGCTGACGAAGGTGCCGGTGATCGTGGTGGAATTTAACCACATTAAAGATTTACTGCCGCCGGAAGTCCTCAAAATGGTTGATCACCTGCAGCGCGGCGAGTTGGCCGACGATCTGGCCATCCCGCTGTACTGGGAAGAGCGGGTGCGGCTGCTGCCTTTTCACTCGCTCGGCAAGGAGCATGGGCTGATGGTCGGTTTCCGTCCGGACCGGGTCAGCGTCCGCCAGAAGAACCAGGAGTATGAGAGCAATAACGTGGTTGTGGCCTTTTACAACCGTTCACTGTCGCCGGAGGGTTCCTTCCAGGCCTTGATTCCTCCGGCAATCTTGGGAACTTGA
- the sigE gene encoding RNA polymerase sporulation sigma factor SigE translates to MLSLSKQWKLQLRLLTVRAMLRLGMAPRFIGYIGSSEALPPPLTNEEELYLIEKLALGDRAVKAVLIERNLRLVVYIARKFENSGVGIEDLVSIGTIGLIKAVNTFNPEKKIKLATYASRCIENEILMYLRRNNKTRAEVSFDEPLNTDWDGNELLLSDVLGTENDSTYKYVEEEIDKTLLDSAMENLSDREKVIVELRFGLKDGTEKTQKEVADLLGISQSYISRLEKRIIKKLKKEMRRLD, encoded by the coding sequence ATGTTGAGTCTGAGTAAGCAGTGGAAGCTTCAATTGAGATTGCTGACTGTCCGAGCCATGTTACGGTTGGGAATGGCGCCGCGCTTTATCGGTTATATCGGGAGCAGTGAAGCTTTGCCTCCGCCGCTGACCAACGAAGAAGAGCTTTACCTGATCGAAAAACTGGCGCTGGGTGACCGCGCCGTCAAAGCCGTCCTGATCGAACGCAATCTGCGGCTGGTGGTGTATATCGCCCGCAAGTTCGAGAATAGCGGCGTCGGGATCGAAGACTTGGTTTCCATCGGTACCATCGGCCTGATCAAAGCGGTCAACACCTTCAACCCGGAGAAAAAGATCAAGCTGGCCACCTACGCCTCGCGCTGTATCGAGAATGAGATCCTGATGTATTTGCGCCGCAATAATAAGACCCGGGCCGAGGTTTCCTTCGATGAGCCGCTCAATACCGATTGGGACGGCAATGAGCTGTTGCTCTCGGATGTTTTGGGCACGGAGAATGATTCCACCTATAAGTATGTCGAGGAGGAGATCGATAAAACCCTGCTCGATTCGGCGATGGAAAATCTCTCCGACCGCGAGAAGGTCATTGTGGAGCTGCGGTTTGGGCTGAAAGACGGCACCGAGAAGACCCAGAAAGAGGTCGCCGATCTGTTGGGAATCTCCCAATCCTATATATCCCGCCTGGAAAAGCGCATCATCAAAAAATTGAAAAAAGAAATGCGCCGCTTGGATTAG
- the sigG gene encoding RNA polymerase sporulation sigma factor SigG, producing MLVNKVEICGVNTAKLPVLSSGKMRELLERMQSGERSARDELINGNLRLVLSVIQRFNNRGEYVDDLFQVGCIGLMKAIDNFDLSQNVKFSTYAVPMIIGEIRRYLRDNNPLRVSRSLRDIAYKALQVRDALVGRNSKEPTVAEIAAELNVPREEVVFALDAIQEPISLFEPIYHDGGDPIFVMDQISDERHLDGQWLEGLTIKEAMSKLNDRERLILKMRFFDGRTQMEVADEIGISQAQVSRLEKTALKHMRRYIADNTEKND from the coding sequence ATGTTAGTGAATAAAGTCGAAATCTGCGGCGTCAATACCGCCAAACTGCCCGTTCTTTCCAGCGGCAAAATGCGGGAGTTATTGGAACGGATGCAGTCCGGGGAACGTTCGGCCCGGGATGAACTGATCAATGGCAATCTACGATTGGTCCTGAGTGTGATTCAGCGTTTCAATAACCGCGGCGAGTACGTGGACGACCTCTTCCAGGTCGGCTGCATCGGTTTGATGAAAGCCATCGACAATTTCGATCTTTCCCAGAATGTGAAATTTTCGACCTATGCCGTGCCGATGATCATCGGCGAGATCCGCCGTTATTTGCGGGACAACAACCCGTTGCGGGTCAGCCGTTCGCTCAGGGATATCGCTTACAAAGCTTTGCAAGTCCGGGATGCGCTGGTTGGCCGGAATTCGAAAGAGCCGACCGTGGCGGAGATCGCCGCCGAGCTGAACGTGCCGCGGGAAGAGGTGGTCTTCGCGCTCGATGCCATTCAGGAGCCGATCTCGCTCTTCGAACCGATCTACCATGACGGCGGCGACCCGATCTTTGTGATGGACCAGATCAGTGACGAACGCCATCTGGACGGGCAATGGCTCGAAGGATTGACCATCAAGGAAGCCATGTCCAAGCTGAACGACAGGGAGCGGCTCATCTTGAAGATGCGCTTCTTCGACGGCCGGACCCAGATGGAAGTGGCCGATGAGATCGGCATCTCGCAGGCTCAGGTATCGCGGCTGGAAAAGACCGCTCTGAAACATATGCGCCGTTATATCGCGGATAATACCGAGAAGAACGATTAG
- a CDS encoding stage II sporulation protein R has protein sequence MIRQRVITVLVILIVFAGIGFMGSGIAWMRDTALDSYNQSNLIRLRVIANSDSPVDQTIKLKVRDRIIQVTEPLLLKVEDPAQAEKIILQNMERIRRTAAAELRRNGRPMPVQVSLGKFAFPNVNYPFGLLPAGEYKGLRVVLGEGKGKNWWCVLYPPLCLLAPDAPGFKGPVTQPTKVEYRLAILERMLHHKGLSMNHFWTGWSKFFGML, from the coding sequence TTGATTCGTCAGCGTGTCATTACGGTTTTGGTCATTTTGATAGTCTTTGCGGGGATCGGCTTCATGGGGTCGGGCATAGCCTGGATGCGCGACACCGCACTGGACTCCTATAACCAGTCCAATCTGATCCGGCTGCGGGTCATCGCCAACAGCGATTCTCCGGTGGACCAGACGATCAAGCTCAAAGTGCGGGACCGGATCATTCAGGTTACCGAGCCGCTGCTGTTGAAGGTGGAAGATCCGGCGCAGGCCGAAAAGATTATCCTCCAGAATATGGAGCGGATCCGGCGCACCGCCGCGGCGGAATTGCGGCGCAACGGCCGTCCCATGCCGGTCCAGGTCAGCCTGGGCAAGTTCGCCTTTCCCAATGTGAATTACCCGTTCGGGCTGCTGCCCGCCGGCGAATATAAAGGGTTGCGCGTGGTATTGGGAGAAGGCAAGGGCAAAAACTGGTGGTGCGTCCTGTATCCGCCGCTCTGTTTGCTGGCTCCCGACGCGCCGGGATTCAAGGGTCCGGTGACCCAGCCGACCAAGGTCGAGTACAGGCTGGCCATCCTGGAGCGGATGCTGCATCACAAGGGTCTCTCCATGAATCATTTCTGGACGGGCTGGAGCAAGTTCTTCGGGATGTTATGA
- the typA gene encoding translational GTPase TypA, with translation MPIKTSDQIRNIAIIAHVDHGKTTLVDCMLRQSGIFRENEKVVERVMDSNDLERERGITILSKNTAVYYNEMKINIVDTPGHADFGGEVERVLRMVDGALLLVDAFEGPMAQTKFVLRKALEVGLKVIVVINKIDRPDARVSEVLDEVFDLFVELEADDWQLDFPVIYTSARQGVASLDPEHPGRNMQPLFEMIQTEIPAPSGDPEAPLQLQITTLDYDDYVGRIGIGRISGGTLKAGQQVSLCKQDGSVELIKIGKVWIYEGLKRKEADDAVSVGEIVALAGLGPVNIGETVSDAENPAPLPLLTIDEPTLTMTFMVNDSPFAGREGKYVTSRHLRDRLFKEAETNVSMKVAETATPDAFQVSGRGELHLGILIETMRREGYELQVSKPEPILKKVNGQTYEPYERLFISTPEEFSGRVIENLGRRRAEMLNMHPVGIGQLRIEFLVPARGLVGFRSEFLTETKGEGIMHHLFERYGPWKGEISGRQRGVLIAFETGDASAYGIHNVEERGSLFVQPTEKVYAGMIVGENAREGDLDVNVCKKKHLTNMRASTADEGIKLTPPRLFSLEQAMEYIEDDELVEITPQSIRMRKKILDRSERERSNKRSRDNA, from the coding sequence ATGCCGATTAAGACCAGCGACCAAATCCGGAACATCGCGATTATTGCCCACGTCGACCATGGCAAGACCACACTGGTGGACTGTATGTTACGGCAATCCGGAATTTTCCGCGAAAATGAAAAAGTGGTCGAACGGGTGATGGACAGCAACGATCTCGAGCGGGAACGGGGAATTACCATTCTCTCGAAGAATACGGCCGTCTATTACAATGAAATGAAGATTAATATCGTGGATACGCCGGGTCATGCCGACTTCGGGGGCGAAGTCGAACGGGTGCTGCGGATGGTGGATGGCGCGCTGTTATTAGTCGACGCCTTTGAAGGCCCGATGGCCCAGACCAAATTCGTACTCCGCAAAGCCTTGGAAGTGGGCTTGAAAGTGATCGTGGTCATTAATAAGATCGACCGGCCGGACGCGCGGGTCAGCGAAGTCCTGGACGAGGTCTTCGACCTGTTTGTGGAGCTTGAGGCCGATGACTGGCAGCTGGATTTCCCGGTGATCTATACCTCGGCCCGCCAGGGCGTTGCTTCGCTGGATCCCGAGCACCCGGGCCGGAATATGCAGCCGCTCTTTGAGATGATCCAGACCGAGATCCCGGCTCCGTCCGGCGATCCCGAGGCGCCGCTGCAATTGCAGATCACGACCCTGGATTATGACGATTACGTGGGCCGGATCGGCATCGGCCGGATCTCGGGCGGCACCCTGAAGGCGGGACAGCAGGTCAGCCTCTGCAAGCAGGACGGCAGCGTGGAACTGATCAAAATCGGCAAGGTTTGGATCTATGAAGGCCTCAAACGGAAAGAGGCCGACGACGCGGTGTCGGTGGGCGAGATCGTGGCCCTGGCCGGACTCGGTCCGGTCAATATCGGGGAGACGGTCAGCGATGCCGAGAACCCGGCGCCCTTGCCGTTGCTGACCATCGACGAGCCGACCCTGACGATGACCTTCATGGTCAATGACAGCCCATTCGCGGGGCGCGAAGGGAAGTACGTCACCTCGCGGCACCTGCGGGACCGCTTGTTCAAGGAAGCGGAGACCAACGTCAGCATGAAAGTGGCCGAGACTGCCACTCCCGACGCCTTTCAGGTGTCGGGCCGCGGCGAATTGCATCTGGGAATCCTGATCGAGACGATGCGCCGGGAAGGGTATGAGCTCCAAGTCTCCAAACCGGAGCCGATTCTCAAAAAGGTAAACGGCCAGACCTATGAACCGTACGAACGTCTTTTCATCTCCACGCCGGAGGAGTTCTCCGGGAGGGTCATCGAAAACCTGGGCCGGCGTCGGGCCGAGATGCTGAACATGCATCCGGTGGGCATCGGGCAGCTGCGGATCGAATTTCTGGTTCCCGCCCGGGGACTGGTCGGGTTCCGTTCGGAGTTTCTGACCGAAACCAAGGGCGAAGGGATCATGCACCACTTGTTTGAGCGGTATGGGCCCTGGAAAGGCGAGATCAGCGGCAGGCAGCGCGGCGTGCTGATTGCCTTCGAGACGGGCGACGCCTCGGCCTACGGCATTCATAATGTCGAAGAGCGCGGCTCGCTCTTTGTTCAGCCCACCGAGAAGGTCTATGCCGGAATGATCGTCGGCGAGAACGCCCGGGAAGGCGACCTCGACGTGAATGTCTGCAAGAAGAAGCATCTCACCAATATGCGCGCCAGCACCGCCGACGAAGGCATCAAGCTGACGCCGCCCCGCCTCTTCAGCCTGGAACAGGCGATGGAGTATATCGAAGATGATGAACTGGTGGAGATCACGCCGCAGTCCATCCGGATGCGCAAGAAGATCCTCGATCGCAGCGAACGGGAGCGCAGCAACAAGCGGAGCCGGGACAACGCCTAG
- a CDS encoding phosphate ABC transporter substrate-binding protein, producing the protein MKKLALLAVIGALLLMTVSSFAALSGTINMVGSTSVQPLAEELAQAFMAKNKGVKIFVQGGGSGAGIKAAMTNSAEIGNSSRELNPDETGIHETVIAKDGIAIVVHKSNPVSNMSTDQLKKIYAGEYTNWKQVGGPDENIVVVNREAGSGTRGAFEEIVLGKTPNTSKCLVQASTGAVQQSVSITKEAIGYISLGSLDTKAVKALKIDGVEATEKNVLAKTYKIQRPFLMLTKNAPAGLVKTFLDWVLSPEGQKIVAKEYISVKQK; encoded by the coding sequence ATGAAAAAACTTGCTTTACTGGCCGTTATCGGCGCATTGCTTCTGATGACAGTTTCGAGTTTTGCCGCTCTTTCCGGGACCATCAACATGGTTGGTTCCACTTCGGTGCAGCCTCTGGCTGAAGAATTAGCCCAGGCTTTCATGGCCAAAAACAAAGGCGTCAAGATTTTTGTCCAAGGCGGCGGTTCGGGCGCTGGCATCAAAGCAGCCATGACCAACAGCGCGGAGATCGGCAATAGTTCCCGTGAATTGAACCCCGACGAGACCGGCATCCATGAGACGGTTATCGCCAAAGACGGCATCGCCATCGTCGTTCACAAGTCCAATCCGGTTTCCAATATGTCCACCGACCAATTGAAAAAGATTTATGCTGGCGAGTACACCAACTGGAAACAAGTCGGCGGCCCCGATGAGAATATTGTCGTCGTGAACCGCGAAGCCGGTTCGGGTACCCGCGGCGCTTTCGAGGAGATCGTGCTCGGTAAAACCCCCAATACCAGCAAATGTTTGGTTCAAGCTTCCACTGGCGCGGTTCAACAGTCCGTCTCCATTACCAAAGAAGCCATCGGCTACATCTCCTTGGGCTCCCTCGACACCAAAGCGGTCAAAGCCCTGAAGATCGACGGCGTGGAAGCCACCGAAAAGAACGTGCTTGCCAAAACCTACAAGATCCAACGCCCCTTCCTCATGCTCACCAAGAATGCTCCGGCCGGACTGGTCAAGACGTTCCTGGATTGGGTACTGAGCCCCGAGGGCCAAAAGATTGTGGCCAAAGAATATATCTCCGTCAAACAGAAGTAA
- a CDS encoding phosphatase PAP2 family protein produces the protein MAFFRITLLVMCLLCSWNGTAWASDSGAAEAETDPYSFGKQCVADFRTLLAAPLDWEREEWQKAGWVLAITAGLYLEDGSIRDSVQERRNEDTDRLARWTRPFGDIRVTAPLLAGFYYWGSRTGDEQATRAALLAGESLVVSGMLTAGLKLAGHRRRPDSGAPYDAWDGPGFSLDHDSFPSYHTASSFAIATILSDVYREKRYLPPLAYSLAALTGWSRVNDDVHWASDVFAGAVIGYATAKMVLAGHSDAGRKISLQPTFGADGRTGLVGTVRF, from the coding sequence GTGGCATTTTTCAGAATCACCCTGCTGGTGATGTGTTTGCTCTGCAGTTGGAATGGAACGGCCTGGGCGTCTGACAGCGGGGCGGCCGAAGCGGAAACGGATCCGTACTCGTTCGGAAAGCAGTGTGTCGCTGACTTTCGCACGCTGCTCGCCGCTCCGCTGGACTGGGAGCGGGAGGAATGGCAGAAAGCGGGCTGGGTCCTGGCGATTACCGCCGGGCTGTATCTGGAGGACGGTTCGATCCGCGATTCCGTCCAGGAGCGGCGGAATGAGGATACCGACCGGCTGGCCCGGTGGACGCGGCCTTTCGGGGACATCCGGGTGACTGCGCCGCTACTGGCGGGGTTCTATTATTGGGGGAGCCGGACCGGCGATGAGCAGGCCACCCGCGCGGCGCTGCTGGCAGGAGAGAGCCTGGTCGTCTCGGGCATGCTGACCGCCGGCCTGAAGCTCGCCGGCCACCGCCGCCGGCCCGATAGTGGTGCTCCTTACGATGCTTGGGACGGTCCGGGCTTTTCCCTGGATCACGACTCCTTTCCGTCCTATCACACGGCTTCCTCGTTCGCGATCGCGACGATCCTGTCCGATGTCTACCGGGAGAAACGCTATCTGCCGCCGTTGGCCTACAGTCTGGCGGCGCTGACCGGTTGGTCCCGGGTGAATGACGATGTCCATTGGGCCTCCGATGTCTTTGCCGGAGCGGTGATCGGCTATGCCACCGCCAAAATGGTCCTGGCCGGACATTCCGACGCCGGGCGGAAAATCTCGCTCCAGCCGACGTTCGGCGCGGACGGCCGGACCGGGCTGGTCGGCACGGTCCGGTTTTAA
- a CDS encoding metallophosphoesterase family protein: MKFPTKLSLNPTSAIKPAWIKKLAILLLVVIMSLVFVQLFAQVSFNYYSFSFNLQTRWDWQGGTRISIPPVGQLFLKSHHFPLQLVITLNQIDLAKLEKQLDSIPPQEQWLPTFQKEVSKAIFTLFGNVLLFGICGGLVALLMMRVFPPDRMFGYGILTTVLIIALLVAGILGTYQPDALERPEYQGVLAGAPWAMNLVSMGLNHLDVLSANLKRVTQDVSLLYKQASGIQNLAGLESDLAVLHVSDIHNNPAAFDLLQELIANFKVRLVIDTGDLTDYGTAVEAEILPRIDQLSIPYLFVPGNHDSPLILERLAKLPGVKVLDSGSYTVEGLTITGIADPASTRYNSDVAPPEELEKTAAALSEQVAGMAEAPDIVAVHERIFAADLIGKVPLILHGHDHKYSFSEVRGTAIVDAGTTGAAGLRGLVKEGVPYSASVLYWKKDDQGELRLHAIDSIRINGAAGRLTIERHTFKD, encoded by the coding sequence ATGAAGTTTCCAACGAAACTCAGTTTAAACCCTACGAGCGCCATCAAACCGGCCTGGATCAAAAAATTGGCTATTTTGCTCTTGGTCGTAATCATGAGCTTAGTCTTTGTGCAACTTTTTGCACAAGTGTCTTTCAATTACTACTCCTTCTCGTTCAATCTCCAAACGCGCTGGGATTGGCAGGGCGGAACGCGGATCAGCATTCCTCCCGTAGGGCAGCTATTCCTGAAATCGCATCACTTTCCCCTGCAGCTGGTGATCACTTTGAACCAGATCGACCTGGCCAAACTGGAGAAACAGTTGGACTCGATTCCGCCGCAGGAGCAATGGTTGCCTACCTTTCAAAAAGAAGTCAGCAAAGCCATTTTTACGCTCTTCGGCAACGTTCTGCTCTTCGGGATCTGTGGCGGCTTGGTTGCGCTGCTCATGATGAGAGTCTTTCCGCCGGACCGGATGTTCGGCTATGGGATCTTAACGACCGTTTTGATCATTGCCTTGCTGGTCGCCGGAATCCTGGGCACCTATCAGCCCGATGCCCTGGAGCGTCCGGAATATCAAGGAGTTCTGGCCGGAGCGCCCTGGGCGATGAACCTCGTCAGCATGGGGCTGAATCATCTGGATGTCCTGAGCGCCAACTTAAAACGGGTAACCCAGGATGTCTCGCTGCTCTACAAACAGGCCAGCGGCATCCAGAATCTGGCCGGCTTGGAGAGCGACCTGGCAGTCCTGCATGTTTCGGACATTCATAATAATCCGGCCGCCTTCGACCTGTTGCAGGAGTTGATAGCCAATTTCAAGGTTCGCCTGGTGATTGACACCGGCGATCTAACCGATTACGGAACCGCGGTGGAGGCGGAGATCCTGCCCCGCATCGACCAGTTGAGTATCCCCTATCTCTTTGTGCCGGGAAACCATGACTCGCCGCTGATCCTCGAACGGTTAGCGAAGCTTCCTGGCGTTAAAGTATTGGACAGCGGCAGCTACACGGTAGAGGGATTGACCATCACGGGCATTGCCGATCCGGCCTCGACGCGCTATAATTCGGACGTGGCCCCGCCCGAGGAGCTTGAAAAGACCGCCGCCGCCCTGAGTGAGCAGGTGGCTGGGATGGCGGAAGCGCCGGATATTGTGGCGGTCCACGAACGGATCTTCGCGGCGGATCTCATCGGTAAGGTGCCGTTGATTTTACACGGGCACGATCACAAATACAGTTTTTCCGAAGTGCGCGGCACAGCCATCGTCGATGCCGGCACGACCGGCGCGGCCGGTCTGCGGGGTCTGGTGAAAGAGGGCGTACCCTATAGCGCCTCGGTGCTCTACTGGAAGAAGGATGATCAAGGGGAGCTGCGTCTGCATGCCATCGATTCGATCCGCATCAACGGCGCGGCGGGTCGTCTAACCATCGAACGCCATACGTTCAAGGATTAA
- a CDS encoding PH domain-containing protein — protein sequence MPKCGECGAFFEGDGWTCPICGTTVTAGTTDRIRSEQSEMARIDAQRVASLGKDTIATKASEASFPQTDAGGPENAADRAMEFEMQLEVGSASETGSREGSAAAERGFDEVPGHLGKGLIKPQVKALEPDGYHFRYDEPKLNFVKTDYLQEKTAEFRVSGEDMEKLKEIKALETDQSSVPSPEDTEVKETGPELSETPGSGGAGAVSATEMQDNVGETELPIAPGTVTPESGSQSEAENIGETEAETISAENAEAVTPDLTPAAEGELGPAENEILPEPELVVEPEAETLWTGVRTRYGFASKDGYRITNREIRALGSYGQTLDTVEISAVTAVRAERPFPGRLFGVGDVQIYTRNAVTPVLTLKSVKEPAKVQRLLEELIRVR from the coding sequence ATGCCAAAGTGTGGTGAATGTGGCGCGTTCTTCGAGGGTGACGGTTGGACCTGTCCGATCTGCGGCACCACCGTAACTGCCGGGACCACCGACAGGATTCGCTCCGAACAGTCCGAGATGGCCCGGATCGACGCCCAAAGGGTAGCCTCGCTTGGTAAAGATACCATCGCCACGAAGGCAAGCGAAGCGTCGTTCCCGCAGACGGACGCCGGTGGGCCGGAGAATGCGGCGGACCGGGCGATGGAGTTCGAAATGCAGTTGGAAGTGGGGTCAGCCTCTGAAACGGGTTCAAGGGAAGGGTCAGCCGCCGCGGAACGGGGATTCGATGAAGTCCCCGGGCATCTGGGCAAGGGCTTGATCAAGCCGCAGGTCAAAGCGCTTGAACCGGACGGATACCATTTCCGGTATGACGAGCCCAAACTGAATTTCGTCAAAACCGATTACCTGCAGGAGAAGACGGCCGAATTTCGGGTGAGCGGCGAGGATATGGAAAAACTGAAGGAAATAAAGGCCCTCGAAACGGACCAGTCGTCCGTTCCATCTCCTGAAGACACCGAGGTCAAGGAGACTGGCCCGGAGCTTTCGGAAACACCGGGATCTGGCGGGGCGGGTGCGGTGTCGGCTACTGAGATGCAAGATAACGTGGGGGAAACGGAGCTTCCGATTGCCCCCGGGACTGTAACCCCGGAATCGGGTTCTCAAAGCGAGGCGGAGAACATTGGGGAGACTGAAGCTGAGACAATTTCAGCGGAGAACGCCGAAGCTGTCACGCCGGATCTGACCCCAGCGGCAGAGGGAGAGCTGGGCCCGGCGGAGAATGAGATATTACCCGAACCGGAGCTGGTCGTGGAGCCGGAAGCGGAGACACTGTGGACCGGAGTTCGCACCCGTTACGGGTTCGCTTCAAAGGACGGATACCGGATCACCAACCGGGAGATCCGGGCGTTGGGTTCCTACGGCCAGACTCTTGACACGGTCGAAATCAGCGCGGTCACAGCGGTTCGCGCGGAACGGCCGTTTCCGGGACGCCTCTTCGGAGTGGGGGATGTACAAATCTATACCCGAAATGCGGTAACGCCGGTCCTGACCCTGAAAAGTGTGAAAGAACCGGCCAAGGTCCAGCGTCTGCTGGAGGAGTTGATCAGAGTCCGTTAG
- a CDS encoding DUF523 domain-containing protein, which translates to MAEPVVLVSACLLGIPCRYDGGSKLVSGIRAQLAGCRIVPFCPEVLGGLETPRPAAEITGGDGAAVLDGAASVRNRAGLDVTGEFIRGAEAVLDLVRANQPASVILKAKSPSCGVGRIYDGSFTGRLRDGDGVTVALLRRSTAIRFYTEEDFPIQDLDEKNA; encoded by the coding sequence ATGGCCGAACCAGTCGTTTTGGTAAGCGCTTGTTTATTGGGGATACCCTGCCGTTATGATGGCGGAAGCAAATTGGTTTCCGGTATTCGTGCTCAATTGGCAGGTTGCCGTATCGTTCCGTTTTGTCCGGAGGTTTTGGGAGGATTGGAAACGCCGCGTCCAGCGGCGGAGATCACCGGAGGCGATGGCGCCGCCGTACTGGACGGCGCGGCCTCGGTCCGCAACCGGGCCGGTTTGGATGTGACCGGCGAATTTATACGGGGCGCCGAAGCGGTTTTGGACCTGGTTCGAGCGAACCAACCGGCCAGCGTCATCTTGAAGGCCAAGAGCCCGTCATGCGGCGTGGGAAGGATCTACGACGGCAGCTTCACCGGCCGGCTCCGCGACGGCGACGGCGTGACCGTAGCGTTATTGCGCCGCTCAACCGCAATCCGGTTCTATACCGAGGAGGATTTTCCGATCCAAGACTTGGATGAAAAAAACGCTTGA
- a CDS encoding MarR family winged helix-turn-helix transcriptional regulator, translating to MDNQTDAKIFRELVRRLERKLGLLDELEASCCGISFAQCHAMVEIGRAGSISLNDLADILTLDKSTMSRTINNLVANDLVSREIDPGDRRYVAIQLTESGQKAFQTIERGMAEFFANVYQSIPESKREQVLDSLEILLAALAENDCCKNLG from the coding sequence ATGGATAATCAAACCGACGCCAAAATCTTTCGCGAGCTCGTTCGGCGCTTAGAGAGAAAGTTAGGCCTGCTGGATGAGCTCGAGGCATCTTGCTGCGGCATAAGCTTTGCCCAGTGCCATGCGATGGTAGAGATCGGCCGGGCCGGAAGCATCTCCTTGAACGACCTGGCCGACATTTTAACGCTCGATAAGAGCACTATGAGTCGAACCATCAACAATCTGGTGGCCAATGACTTGGTCAGCCGGGAGATTGACCCCGGGGATCGCCGCTATGTTGCGATTCAGCTGACCGAGTCCGGACAGAAGGCATTTCAAACCATTGAAAGGGGCATGGCGGAATTCTTCGCGAATGTCTATCAATCCATCCCGGAAAGTAAGCGGGAGCAGGTCCTGGACAGCTTAGAGATACTGCTTGCGGCATTGGCGGAAAACGATTGTTGCAAAAATTTAGGTTAG